The Burkholderiales bacterium genome includes the window GCCGCGGCGTCCTGCTCGCGATGGTGCAGCGCCTTGCCGAGCGCGATCCACGCCATCGCGTTCCCGGGCTGTTGTCCGACCCAATGTGCCGCGACCTCTCTCAATCCTTCCCAGTCGTGCGCGTACTCCCGCGCCGCCGCCTGGAGAAACGCCGGCTGTTCGGCACCGGCGCGCTCCCAGAATGAGCGCTCGGGTTGGCGTCCCTCGGGCGTGCCGGCTGCGACGCGGTCCAGCAGCTTGCGCACCCAGATCGCCGGCACCGCGAAAAACGAATCCTCACGTTCCTTCGCGTAGAAGGTGAGAATTCCGACCAGCCTCCCGTCCCGGTCGACCAGTGCACCGCCGCTTTCTCCGCTGGCGAACGCGGCATCGGTCTGGATGACGTGGGCGCCGTCGTAGGGGTGAAGCGCTCTCACCGTGCCTTCGGTGTGCCGGATATCCGGTCCCTTGTAACCGAAGGCGGCGACGAAGTCGCCGACCTTCAGTGCATCGCCGTCCTGCGCGAACGGGATCGCCGGAATGTCAGCGGAGGTCCGCAGCAGACACAGATCGTGCTCGACATCCTTCACCACGCCGGGGACTT containing:
- a CDS encoding trypsin-like peptidase domain-containing protein — translated: MRGHLVLLSLVLACGAEAGPSLDPAVAERVSASVVKVRVVNETRRVATGSAVSLGDGVLITSCHGLRQARVIEVLASGLQPEVPGVVKDVEHDLCLLRTSADIPAIPFAQDGDALKVGDFVAAFGYKGPDIRHTEGTVRALHPYDGAHVIQTDAAFASGESGGALVDRDGRLVGILTFYAKEREDSFFAVPAIWVRKLLDRVAAGTPEGRQPERSFWERAGAEQPAFLQAAAREYAHDWEGLREVAAHWVGQQPGNAMAWIALGKALHHREQDAAAVSALEEAVKLDPRQPAAWYYLGAACRRIDRPDGLRRALERLDVLSPETARALRDGMPFE